The Equus przewalskii isolate Varuska chromosome 5, EquPr2, whole genome shotgun sequence genome window below encodes:
- the LOC103551494 gene encoding olfactory receptor 6C75 translates to MRNCTEITEFILLGLTNDPQWQVVLFTFLLVTYVLSVTGNLIIITLTLSDPHLQTPMYFFLRNFSFLEISFTSVCIPRFLVTIVTGNRTISYNGCVAQLFFFIFLGVTEFYLLAAMSYDRYVAICKPLHYTTIMSSRVSILLVLSSWLAGFLIIFPPITLLLQLDFCASNIIDHFICDSSPVLQLSCTNTRFLELMAFFLAVVTLMVTLTLVILSYTYIIRTILRIPSISQRKKAFSTCSSHMIVVSLSYGSCIFMYIKPSARERVTLSKGVAVLNTSVAPLLNPFIYTLRNQQVKQAFKTLVQRVIFSSNK, encoded by the coding sequence atgagaaattgcACAGAAATAACAGAATTTATTCTTCTTGGATTGACAAATGACCCACAATGGCAGGTTGTACTTTTCACCTTTCTGCTTGTTACCTACGTGCTAAGTGTAACTGGGAACCTGATCATTATCACTCTCACCCTTTCAGATCCCCATCTGCAGACTCCGATGTATTTCTTCCTTCGAAACTTCTCATTCCTAGAAATATCATTCACGTCTGTCTGCATTCCCAGATTCCTTGTCACTATAGTGACAGGGAACAGAACCATTTCCTATAATGGTTGTGTggctcagttattttttttcatcttcttaggGGTGACAGAATTTTACCTTCTGGCCGCCAtgtcctatgaccgctatgtggccatctgcaaacctctACATTACACAACCATAATGAGCAGCAGAGTCAGTATCCTTCTTGTCCTTAGCTCATGGCTTGCAGGCTTCCTGATCATCTTTCCACCAATAACCCTGCTGCTGCAGTTGGATTTCTGTGCCTCCAATATAATTGACCATTTTATCTGTGACTCTTCTCCAGTTCTGCAGCTTTCTTGCACAAACACTCGCTTTCTAGAACTCATGGCATTTTTTTTAGCTGTGGTAACGCTCATGGTCACCTTAACACTAGTTATTCTCTCCTACACATATATCATCCGGACAATTCTGAGAATTCCTTCCATAAGTCAAAGGAAAAAAGCCTTTTCCACATGTTCCTCTCACATGATAGTTGTCTCCCTCTCTTACGGTAGCTGCATCTTCATGTACATTAAGCCTTCTGCAAGGGAAAGGGTAACTTTAAGCAAAGGAGTAGCTGTGCTCAATACCTCAGTGGCTCCTCTCTTGAATCCTTTCATATACACACTAAGAAATCAGCAAGTGAAACAAGCCTTCAAGACCCTGGTCCAGAGAGTgatcttttcttcaaataaatga